One genomic window of Dunckerocampus dactyliophorus isolate RoL2022-P2 chromosome 7, RoL_Ddac_1.1, whole genome shotgun sequence includes the following:
- the tfpt gene encoding TCF3 fusion partner isoform X2 produces the protein MEDFSGLALPPLFGGHILEAELEPGGVELGPGEVELGPSGSELLESAAPEDEERRVLNKRKYVTLSRRCKEIEQVNQKILGRLHQVQRLTRRLKKERRFLMKTLDAHGDDYRNAQLTILLEDEPGAPSDLTSGSADDVINGVSGSTTSSPAFHHPPASKKRRHVMPRQDKDKDHQTEADMSALADAQFGEMPSPTSLSH, from the exons ATGGAAGATTTCTCTGGTTTGGCCCTCCCTCCTCTATTTGGGGGGCACATCCTGGAAGCTGAACTGGAGCCTGGTGGTGTCGAGCTGGGACCTGGAGAG GTGGAATTGGGCCCAAGTGGCAGTGAGCTGCTGGAGAGCGCCGCCCCAGAGGACGAAGAGAGAAGAGTGCTGAATAAGAGGAAATACGTGACTCTCAGCAGACGATGCAAAGAGATTGAGCAG GTGAATCAAAAGATCCTCGGTCGCCTTCATCAAGTCCAAAGACTGACACGACGTTTGAAGAAAGAAAGGCG GTTCCTCATGAAGACCCTGGATGCTCATGGAGATGACTACAGAAATGCTCAGCTCACCATACTGCTGGAG GATGAGCCTGGAGCACCTTCAGATCTCACCTCCGGCTCTGcagatgatgtcatcaacggTGTGTCTGGTTCTACCACCTCATCTCCCGCTTTCCATCATCCTCCTGCCTCCAAGAAGAGAAGACATGTCATGCCAAGGCAAGACAAGGACAAAGATCATCAA ACTGAAGCAGACATGTCAGCGCTGGCAGACGCACAGTTTGGAGAAATGCCCAGTCCGACCTCACTATCACATTGA
- the ndufa3 gene encoding NADH dehydrogenase [ubiquinone] 1 alpha subcomplex subunit 3, translated as MAGFAAFLKNAWNKEPVILASCCIGLMGIALPIISPFTKYSGMINAAVPYNYPVPVRDDGNMPDVPAHPCDPQGNKLEWFKDL; from the exons atggcgg GGTTTGCAgcctttttgaaaaatgcatgGAATAAGGAGCCCGTCATCCTGGCCTCTTGCTGTATAGGACTGATGG gTATTGCTCTTCCCATAATAAGCCCTTTCACGAAGTATTCTGGGATGATCAATGCTGCTGTGCCATACAACTACCCGG TTCCTGTGCGGGATGACGGAAACATGCCCGACGTTCCCGCACACCCGTGTGACCCTCAAGGAAACAAGCTGGAGTGGTTTAAAGATTTATAA
- the tfpt gene encoding TCF3 fusion partner isoform X1: MEDFSGLALPPLFGGHILEAELEPGGVELGPGEDSCLQVELGPSGSELLESAAPEDEERRVLNKRKYVTLSRRCKEIEQVNQKILGRLHQVQRLTRRLKKERRFLMKTLDAHGDDYRNAQLTILLEDEPGAPSDLTSGSADDVINGVSGSTTSSPAFHHPPASKKRRHVMPRQDKDKDHQTEADMSALADAQFGEMPSPTSLSH; encoded by the exons ATGGAAGATTTCTCTGGTTTGGCCCTCCCTCCTCTATTTGGGGGGCACATCCTGGAAGCTGAACTGGAGCCTGGTGGTGTCGAGCTGGGACCTGGAGAG gattcttgTCTTCAGGTGGAATTGGGCCCAAGTGGCAGTGAGCTGCTGGAGAGCGCCGCCCCAGAGGACGAAGAGAGAAGAGTGCTGAATAAGAGGAAATACGTGACTCTCAGCAGACGATGCAAAGAGATTGAGCAG GTGAATCAAAAGATCCTCGGTCGCCTTCATCAAGTCCAAAGACTGACACGACGTTTGAAGAAAGAAAGGCG GTTCCTCATGAAGACCCTGGATGCTCATGGAGATGACTACAGAAATGCTCAGCTCACCATACTGCTGGAG GATGAGCCTGGAGCACCTTCAGATCTCACCTCCGGCTCTGcagatgatgtcatcaacggTGTGTCTGGTTCTACCACCTCATCTCCCGCTTTCCATCATCCTCCTGCCTCCAAGAAGAGAAGACATGTCATGCCAAGGCAAGACAAGGACAAAGATCATCAA ACTGAAGCAGACATGTCAGCGCTGGCAGACGCACAGTTTGGAGAAATGCCCAGTCCGACCTCACTATCACATTGA